The sequence below is a genomic window from Corynebacterium afermentans subsp. afermentans.
CGCGATTACTGTCCCCGAGGGCGCCGGAGAAGAGCTGGAGCGCCGGTTTGCCGCCCGCAAGCATTCCATCGACGGCCACCCCGGATTCGAGGGCTTCCAGTTGCTGCGCCCGGTCAAGGGCGAGGACCGCTACTTCGTGGTCACCCGCTGGGCGGACGAAGAGTCCTACAACGCGTGGTGGGAAGGCGCCGGCCGCGCCGGGCATGGAGAAAACGCGGGGGAGAAGCCCCGCAAGCCGGTGTCGCAGTCCGCGGACTTGCTGGAGTTCGAGGTCGTGCTCGACTCCACCGACGGCGCAACCACCGCCGGTGAGGCGTAACGGGGCCTTACCCCAGCTTGCCCCGGCCCAGGCGCAGCAGGATCTGCGCTAAGCCGGGGCCTTCCTCACCCAGTTCGTCGCGGAACTGGTTAATTATGGCCACTTCGCGGGTATGCACCAGGCGGGTGCCGCCGGAACCCATGCGGGTTTTGCCGATGGCGCGGGAGATTTCGCTGCGGCGCTTCACCGCGTCGAGGATCACGCGGTCGAGCTTGTCGATCTCTTTGCGGTACGCCTGAATCTCCGCGTCCGAGAGTGGGTCGTCTGTGCCGGAAGGCATGCGGATTTCAAGCTCGCTCATGACTGATCATTATGCCAGTTCGAACACCCGCACGGGTCGTGTCGGAGGCGTTAGTACAGTTACGGCCATGACTGATCTGACCCTGGGTTTGAATCCGCAGCAGCAGGCCGCCGTCGTCCATGAGGGCAGCCCGCTGCTCATCGTTGCGGGCGCGGGCTCCGGCAAGACGGCGGTGCTCACCCGCCGCATTGCGTACCTGCTGCACAACCGCGGTGTGGCGCCGTGGCAGATCTTGGCCATCACCTTCACCAACAAGGCCGCCGCGGAGATGAAGGAGCGAGTAGGCCAGCTGGTCGGTCCGGAGGCGGAGCGGATGTGGGTGGCTACGTTCCACTCGGTGTGCGTGCGCATCCTGCGCCAACAGGCGCAGCTGGTGCCGGGGCTGAAGACCAACTTCACCATCTACGACTCGGACGATTCGCGTCGGCTGCTGGGCATGATTGCCAAGGACTTCAACCTTGATTTGAAGAAGTTCACGCCGCGCACCCTGGCCAACGGCATTTCCAACCTCAAAAACGAGCTGGTCGGCCCGGAGCGTGCGCTGGCGGACGCGGAGCGCACCCACAACCCGTTCGAGACCACCGTGGCCAAGGTCTACGCGGAGTACCAG
It includes:
- a CDS encoding antibiotic biosynthesis monooxygenase family protein; translation: MSIVKINAITVPEGAGEELERRFAARKHSIDGHPGFEGFQLLRPVKGEDRYFVVTRWADEESYNAWWEGAGRAGHGENAGEKPRKPVSQSADLLEFEVVLDSTDGATTAGEA
- a CDS encoding chorismate mutase, coding for MSELEIRMPSGTDDPLSDAEIQAYRKEIDKLDRVILDAVKRRSEISRAIGKTRMGSGGTRLVHTREVAIINQFRDELGEEGPGLAQILLRLGRGKLG